From one Microlunatus sp. Gsoil 973 genomic stretch:
- a CDS encoding NADH-quinone oxidoreductase subunit G — translation MTVTQNQGGSQGQAVEKKEDLVTITIDGIEVSVPKGTLVIRAAELIGVDIPRFCDHPLLDPVGACRQCMVEIPDMGNGRGMPKPQASCTITVMPGMKVETQRTNARAEKAQKGMLEFLLINHPLDCPICDKGGECPLQNQALSHGYGESRYDGVKRIYPKPINLSAQVLLDRERCVLCARCTRFSEQIAGDPFIKMLERGALQQVGIYEKEPFESYWSGNTIQICPVGALTSADYRFRARPFDLVSVPSVAEHDSSGSAIRVDYRRGTVMRRLAGDDPEVNEEWISDKDRFAFRYGRGEDRLTTPLVRDGDELRAASWPEAIDAAVRGLKKAGSSVGVLTGGRLPVEDAYGYSKFARAVLGTNNIDFRARPYSQEEADFLAAAVAGTGLVNGQAAVTFADLEKASTVLMAGFEPEDEGGVVFLRLRKAYRKTGLKSFQLAPYLSNGCVKMGAALIPTVPGEEAATLANLPAEVALDETSVIIVGERLALAPGALTAALELSGRTGARLAWIPRRAGERGAVEAGCLPNLLPFGRPVADPSARVDVSTLWGSASLPSTPGRTAEEMLVAASNGLLEALVVGGIQPSDFRDPSIVRVGCENAGFLISLEARASEVTERADVVLPVALLEERSGSFVNWEGRERPFPVVIKKPNVMSDLRVLAALADGLGTDLGVRTAEQARAELSEFGPWEGERAAAPQVAVGGRVQTQVGTAVLSTWRLHLDDSRVLEGETEVLATARKPVARLNPRTATAAGVTEQVRVSTDRGAVTFDVEIVPGLVDGVIWLPTRAPGLALSEHLAVSSGEVVRIEGAHS, via the coding sequence GTGACTGTCACCCAGAACCAAGGCGGAAGCCAGGGTCAGGCCGTCGAGAAGAAGGAGGATCTCGTCACGATCACCATCGACGGCATCGAGGTCAGCGTGCCCAAGGGCACCCTGGTCATCCGGGCCGCTGAGCTGATCGGGGTCGACATCCCGCGCTTCTGCGACCACCCACTGCTCGACCCGGTCGGCGCCTGCCGGCAGTGCATGGTGGAGATCCCCGACATGGGCAACGGTCGCGGTATGCCCAAGCCGCAGGCCTCCTGCACGATCACCGTGATGCCGGGCATGAAGGTCGAGACCCAGCGCACCAACGCCCGCGCCGAGAAGGCGCAGAAGGGCATGTTGGAGTTCTTGCTGATCAACCACCCGCTGGATTGCCCGATCTGCGACAAGGGCGGTGAGTGCCCGCTGCAGAACCAGGCCCTCAGCCACGGCTACGGCGAGTCCCGCTACGACGGGGTGAAGCGGATCTACCCCAAGCCGATCAACCTCTCGGCACAGGTGTTGCTCGACCGTGAGCGGTGCGTGTTGTGCGCCCGGTGCACCCGGTTCAGCGAGCAGATCGCCGGTGATCCGTTCATCAAGATGCTCGAACGCGGTGCGCTGCAGCAGGTCGGCATCTATGAGAAGGAACCCTTCGAGAGCTACTGGTCGGGCAACACCATCCAGATCTGCCCGGTCGGCGCCCTGACCAGCGCCGACTATCGGTTCCGCGCCCGTCCGTTCGACCTGGTCAGCGTCCCGTCGGTCGCCGAGCACGACTCCTCGGGTTCGGCCATCCGGGTCGACTACCGGCGAGGCACGGTGATGCGCCGGCTGGCCGGTGACGATCCCGAGGTCAACGAGGAGTGGATCAGCGACAAGGACCGGTTCGCGTTCCGGTACGGCCGGGGCGAGGACCGGCTGACCACCCCGCTGGTCCGCGATGGTGACGAACTGCGCGCCGCGTCCTGGCCGGAGGCGATCGACGCCGCCGTCCGGGGTCTGAAGAAGGCCGGCAGCTCCGTCGGCGTGCTGACCGGCGGCCGGCTACCGGTCGAGGACGCGTACGGCTACAGCAAGTTCGCCCGCGCGGTTCTCGGCACCAACAACATCGACTTCCGCGCCCGGCCCTACTCGCAGGAGGAGGCCGACTTCCTGGCGGCCGCCGTGGCCGGCACGGGACTGGTCAACGGGCAGGCAGCAGTCACCTTCGCCGACCTGGAGAAGGCCTCGACGGTGCTGATGGCCGGATTCGAGCCCGAGGACGAGGGCGGTGTGGTCTTCCTTCGGCTGCGCAAGGCCTATCGCAAGACCGGGCTGAAGTCTTTCCAGCTGGCTCCCTATCTCTCCAACGGCTGCGTCAAGATGGGCGCCGCCCTGATTCCGACGGTTCCCGGCGAGGAGGCCGCCACCCTGGCGAACCTGCCGGCGGAGGTGGCACTGGACGAGACGTCGGTGATCATCGTCGGGGAGCGGCTCGCGCTGGCGCCGGGCGCGTTGACCGCAGCCCTCGAACTGTCCGGACGCACCGGCGCCCGGCTGGCCTGGATCCCGCGCCGGGCCGGTGAGCGGGGAGCGGTGGAGGCCGGTTGCCTGCCCAACCTGCTGCCGTTCGGCCGTCCGGTGGCCGACCCGTCGGCCCGGGTCGACGTGTCGACGCTGTGGGGGTCGGCGTCCCTGCCATCGACCCCCGGCCGGACCGCCGAGGAGATGCTGGTCGCCGCGTCGAACGGCCTGCTGGAGGCGCTGGTGGTCGGCGGCATCCAACCCTCGGACTTCCGCGATCCGAGCATCGTCCGGGTCGGCTGTGAGAACGCCGGCTTCCTGATCAGCCTCGAGGCTCGTGCGTCGGAGGTCACCGAGCGTGCCGACGTCGTGCTGCCGGTGGCACTGCTCGAGGAGCGCTCGGGCAGCTTCGTCAACTGGGAGGGCCGCGAGCGGCCGTTCCCGGTGGTGATCAAGAAGCCGAACGTGATGAGCGACCTGCGGGTGCTGGCGGCGCTGGCCGACGGACTCGGCACCGATCTGGGTGTGCGGACCGCCGAGCAGGCTCGCGCCGAACTCAGCGAGTTCGGCCCCTGGGAAGGGGAGCGTGCTGCGGCGCCGCAGGTTGCCGTCGGCGGCCGCGTCCAGACCCAGGTCGGGACTGCTGTGCTGTCCACCTGGCGGCTGCACCTGGACGACTCGCGGGTGCTTGAGGGGGAGACCGAAGTCCTGGCGACGGCCCGCAAGCCGGTGGCCCGGTTGAACCCGCGCACAGCGACGGCCGCAGGGGTCACCGAGCAGGTCAGGGTCAGCACCGACCGTGGAGCGGTGACGTTCGATGTCGAGATCGTTCCGGGACTGGTCGACGGGGTGATCTGGCTGCCGACCCGTGCGCCCGGGTTGGCCCTCAGTGAGCACTTGGCGGTAAGTTCCGGCGAGGTCGTACGGATCGAAGGAGCGCACTCATGA
- the nuoH gene encoding NADH-quinone oxidoreductase subunit NuoH: MSPLQGNPVAMNLVPMDLTIFMHDPLWVVILKALFGFILLILFVLFAIVFERKVLGRMQNRPGPTMNGPFGSLQSLADGIKSMLKEDVTPSGVDKIVFMLAPAINVIPAVMIFALIPFAGEVPIPGGTTRLQVADMPISVLLVLGVTSVGIYGVVLAGWASNSTFPLLGGIRASAQMISYEVAMGLSLVAVFLYAGSLSTSEIVDAQQKLWYCLALIPSFVIFVIAIFGESNRTPFDLPEGESEIVGGYLTEYSSMRFAMFYMAEYMALTNVSAVAVTIFLGGYHAPIPFNWLGMDHGYWGLLWFVVKTVLFMFFMVWVRAAVPRFRYDQFMNLGWKWLIPISLVWVLVVATMQTLLQGGNNLRSSPVFWVIVAIIVLGILAAVLFGGGSEEKAEPEPEGAPFDAFAGGFPVPPKPGQVLPELAEVVASQPASEAATSAAAEPHDQQPANGAS; the protein is encoded by the coding sequence ATGAGCCCCCTGCAAGGGAACCCCGTGGCCATGAACCTCGTGCCGATGGATCTGACCATCTTCATGCACGACCCGCTGTGGGTGGTGATCCTCAAGGCACTGTTCGGCTTCATCCTGCTGATCCTGTTCGTGCTGTTCGCGATCGTCTTCGAACGCAAGGTGCTCGGCCGGATGCAGAACCGGCCGGGCCCGACGATGAACGGCCCGTTCGGATCCCTGCAGTCGCTGGCCGACGGCATCAAGTCGATGCTCAAGGAGGACGTCACCCCGAGCGGCGTCGACAAGATCGTCTTCATGCTGGCGCCGGCGATCAACGTGATCCCCGCGGTGATGATCTTCGCGCTGATCCCGTTCGCCGGTGAGGTGCCGATCCCCGGCGGGACCACTAGGCTGCAGGTCGCCGACATGCCGATCTCGGTGCTGCTGGTGCTGGGAGTCACCTCGGTCGGCATCTACGGCGTCGTGCTCGCCGGTTGGGCGTCCAACTCGACCTTCCCGCTGCTCGGTGGCATCCGCGCCTCGGCTCAGATGATCAGTTACGAGGTCGCCATGGGCCTCAGCCTGGTCGCGGTGTTCCTCTACGCGGGATCGCTGTCCACCTCCGAGATCGTCGATGCGCAACAGAAACTCTGGTACTGCCTGGCGCTGATCCCGTCCTTCGTGATCTTCGTGATCGCAATCTTCGGTGAATCCAACCGGACGCCGTTCGACCTGCCCGAGGGCGAGTCGGAGATCGTCGGCGGCTACCTCACCGAGTACTCCTCGATGCGGTTCGCGATGTTCTACATGGCCGAGTACATGGCCCTGACCAACGTCTCCGCGGTTGCTGTGACGATCTTCCTCGGCGGCTATCACGCGCCGATCCCGTTCAACTGGCTCGGCATGGATCACGGCTACTGGGGACTGCTCTGGTTCGTGGTCAAGACGGTGCTGTTCATGTTCTTCATGGTCTGGGTCCGGGCGGCCGTCCCGCGGTTCCGCTACGACCAGTTCATGAATCTCGGTTGGAAGTGGCTGATCCCGATCTCGCTGGTCTGGGTGCTGGTGGTCGCCACCATGCAGACGCTGCTGCAGGGCGGCAACAACCTGCGCAGCAGCCCGGTCTTCTGGGTGATCGTCGCGATCATCGTCCTCGGCATCCTGGCCGCGGTGCTGTTCGGCGGCGGTTCGGAGGAGAAAGCCGAGCCGGAACCCGAGGGTGCACCGTTCGACGCTTTCGCCGGCGGCTTCCCGGTGCCGCCCAAGCCCGGCCAGGTGCTGCCCGAACTGGCCGAGGTGGTCGCCTCCCAGCCGGCGTCCGAGGCCGCGACATCCGCTGCGGCTGAACCGCACGATCAACAGCCTGCGAATGGAGCCAGCTGA
- a CDS encoding NADH-quinone oxidoreductase subunit J gives MVPLVSGASFAFWMLMPVMILGALGTVLARKPVHSALSLAAVMLSLAVQYAAQQAPFLFAVQIIVYTGAILMLFLFVMMIVGVDTSESLVETIKGQRALAGLAALGFFVLLIFAVGNALVGQPTGLDQANSAYGGNVQGLAALVFGRYVLAFEGTSALLITAALGAMVLAHRERTRAKKTQAEMLGDRLRKYAETGAHPGALPPPGVYARHNAVDTPALLANGEIAETSVSSTLKQRGVVQDPSDLIAPTQATVRAIAPERADNPATAVAPYMPHRAAPARGVRPELGRDAEPNETNGVPDGPNPESTGTEGDQ, from the coding sequence ATGGTTCCGCTGGTTTCCGGAGCCTCGTTCGCGTTCTGGATGCTGATGCCGGTGATGATCCTCGGCGCGCTGGGCACTGTGCTGGCGCGGAAGCCGGTGCACTCGGCGCTCAGCCTGGCCGCGGTGATGTTGTCCCTGGCGGTGCAGTACGCGGCCCAGCAGGCGCCCTTCCTGTTCGCTGTGCAGATCATCGTCTACACCGGCGCCATCCTGATGCTCTTCCTCTTCGTGATGATGATCGTCGGTGTCGACACCTCGGAGTCGCTGGTCGAAACGATCAAGGGCCAGCGGGCGCTGGCCGGCCTTGCCGCGCTCGGCTTCTTCGTGTTGCTGATCTTCGCGGTCGGAAATGCGCTGGTCGGACAGCCGACCGGGCTCGACCAGGCCAACAGCGCCTACGGCGGCAACGTCCAGGGCCTGGCAGCGTTGGTCTTCGGCCGTTACGTCCTCGCGTTCGAGGGGACCTCGGCGTTGCTGATCACGGCTGCACTCGGTGCGATGGTGTTGGCCCATCGGGAACGTACCCGGGCCAAGAAGACCCAGGCCGAGATGCTCGGCGATCGGCTGCGGAAGTACGCCGAGACGGGTGCCCACCCCGGCGCGCTGCCGCCACCCGGTGTCTACGCCCGGCACAACGCCGTCGACACCCCTGCACTGCTGGCCAACGGTGAGATCGCCGAGACCTCGGTGTCCAGCACGCTCAAACAGCGTGGCGTGGTGCAGGACCCGAGCGACCTGATCGCACCGACCCAGGCCACCGTCCGGGCCATCGCGCCGGAGCGGGCCGACAATCCCGCGACCGCGGTCGCGCCCTACATGCCACATCGGGCCGCCCCGGCCCGTGGTGTGCGGCCCGAACTCGGCCGGGACGCGGAGCCGAACGAGACGAACGGCGTCCCGGATGGCCCGAACCCGGAGAGCACAGGAACGGAAGGGGATCAGTGA
- the nuoK gene encoding NADH-quinone oxidoreductase subunit NuoK — protein MDPQAYIVMSAILFSIALLGVMIRRNVLIVFMCIELMLNAANLALVTFSRMHGSLDGQIAAFFVMVVAAAEVVVGLAIIVAIYRTRRSASVDDANLLKF, from the coding sequence ATGGACCCACAGGCCTACATCGTGATGTCGGCGATCCTCTTCTCGATCGCTCTGCTCGGGGTGATGATCCGCCGGAACGTGCTGATCGTGTTCATGTGCATCGAGCTGATGTTGAACGCCGCGAACCTGGCGCTGGTCACGTTCTCCCGGATGCACGGCTCGCTCGACGGGCAGATCGCCGCCTTCTTCGTGATGGTCGTCGCCGCTGCCGAGGTCGTCGTCGGCCTGGCGATCATCGTCGCGATCTACCGCACCCGCCGGTCGGCCTCGGTC